gacaactttattggagcagcagcgttcttttatagcaagcagctaaggtattccactgtcagcaattgcttatctaTAGCTCTACGGGATGCACTTGTGTGGTcctttccttcaaaacaagtattGTGTTCCTTCTTCGCAACAGGAAAcacatcctttttccccttgtttaccactttgcccaaggacagtgtccttggtcactttgtcacatcagcatgttgcaatctcttcattctgctgacccaccaatttcatatattctccatgcccattctctcttagccattcctcaacaaTTCCCCCGTTTTGTTTTTGGGCCAGCAGAATGGGTGCCCGGGTTGCTTTCTCCACACCACGAAAGATGCATGAGTAGGCTATCCTAATAATCAAGAGTACAAGGAGAACTATTCCTAGCAAGCGAAGCACTTCCTTAATAAGGCTCAGGAGCCATGGTGAAAGTCCACCAGCAAGAGACTGGAGCCATTCATCAAAGGGGCTCGTCTCCTGCTTTACCTTCTGCGTATGTTCCTTCAACCATGTCAGTTTTTTGTGAATTGACTCACTATGATCTGACAGATTAAAGCAACACATACCTTCAAAATCTTCACACCCATGGCCCTGGGCAAGCAATAGGAAGTCTATAGCGGCGCGGTTCTGAAGCAAAGCGTGTCTAAGGCTATTCTGATCTACTAGCAGCTGCTGTAAAATGTCGGTCGTTACATTGGCTTGTTTAACTGACCAACATGCCAATTTATCTATTTGTCGCAATGCCCGGGCAGCAGCAACCCCAGGTGCGAAAAGGGAGGCAAACACCCTAGCGGTGAAAGACCAAAGCTCTACATC
Above is a window of Pogoniulus pusillus isolate bPogPus1 chromosome Z, bPogPus1.pri, whole genome shotgun sequence DNA encoding:
- the LOC135192952 gene encoding uncharacterized protein LOC135192952 translates to MNVMVHVAQMLGVLSKSPEKNFQWTDVSPGPPYDDFLSLGGYCGTSICNAHSGFHAYNCSTGAYGATSVLFSNTEDIRKSNIPLLWNNKTAKALPPNVFLICGDRAWQGIPRNAYGGPRYLGRLSLFAPHHRNWLNITKLSGLVRREKRSISALGPDCKDDVELWSFTARVFASLFAPGVAAARALRQIDKLACWSVKQANVTTDILQQLLVDQNSLRHALLQNRAAIDFLLLAQGHGCEDFEGMCCFNLSDHSESIHKKLTWLKEHTQKVKQETSPFDEWLQSLAGGLSPWLLSLIKEVLRLLGIVLLVLLIIRIAYSCIFRGVEKATRAPILLAQKQNGGIVEEWLRENGHGEYMKLVGQQNEEIATC